In Thermotoga sp. Ku-13t, one genomic interval encodes:
- a CDS encoding GNAT family N-acetyltransferase, translating into MGEESDGGVQVFAVEVDGKVVGWMTLGMGSWNNRLRIHEFLVLEQHRRKGVDELLLDKAKQIAKEKDCRAIASGAQTNNFGAIEFYKKQGFKLNGCDMNGLSQR; encoded by the coding sequence ATGGGTGAAGAGAGCGACGGTGGTGTTCAGGTATTTGCAGTTGAAGTTGACGGCAAAGTTGTTGGCTGGATGACGCTAGGCATGGGGAGCTGGAACAACAGGCTCAGGATTCATGAATTTCTGGTGCTTGAGCAACATCGTAGAAAGGGTGTGGATGAGTTGCTCCTGGATAAAGCCAAACAGATTGCGAAAGAAAAGGATTGTCGCGCAATCGCGTCGGGGGCGCAGACGAACAACTTTGGCGCGATCGAATTCTACAAGAAGCAAGGTTTCAAGCTCAATGGATGTGACATGAACGGCTTATCGCAACGATGA
- a CDS encoding HAMP domain-containing sensor histidine kinase, which translates to MATDWDELVRKYRPVLLITPESLIFYPSSGDPSSEKQVLSDSKVFFVNAVAHELFSPISAAMGLLELAKEGEMVQENLLKIERHLLRMHRILEQLILLSKIEQDNYEPFVRRIDLEEILKEIVHEYEQRAAQKKVSISMEGTNVTVEADEEALKIVLRNLVSNAVKYSKEGSIVKITRSNQLLLIQDEGLGIPEQELKNVTARFYRAKNVRGVSGAGLGLAIVKHILRRLNITWAIHSRLNAGTVVFLELIGLEGDNP; encoded by the coding sequence TTGGCTACAGACTGGGATGAACTGGTTCGGAAGTACCGGCCCGTTCTCCTCATCACACCGGAAAGTTTGATCTTTTATCCCTCCTCAGGCGATCCTTCCAGTGAAAAGCAGGTGCTCTCAGATTCAAAGGTATTCTTCGTGAACGCGGTTGCCCACGAGCTGTTTTCACCGATCAGTGCTGCTATGGGGCTTTTGGAGCTCGCCAAAGAAGGAGAAATGGTGCAGGAGAATTTGCTCAAAATAGAAAGACATTTGCTGAGGATGCATCGCATCCTCGAACAGCTCATATTGCTTTCGAAGATCGAACAGGACAACTACGAGCCATTTGTGAGAAGGATCGATCTGGAAGAAATCTTGAAAGAAATCGTCCATGAGTACGAGCAGAGGGCGGCACAGAAAAAAGTCAGCATCTCGATGGAAGGAACGAACGTGACGGTTGAAGCCGATGAGGAAGCGTTAAAAATAGTGTTGAGGAACCTGGTTTCCAACGCGGTGAAGTATTCAAAAGAAGGAAGCATTGTTAAGATCACAAGGTCGAACCAATTGCTCTTGATTCAGGATGAAGGACTCGGCATACCAGAGCAGGAATTGAAGAACGTCACGGCTCGTTTCTACAGGGCAAAGAACGTCAGGGGGGTTTCTGGAGCTGGTCTTGGTCTTGCGATCGTCAAGCACATCCTCAGAAGATTGAACATCACGTGGGCCATACATTCGCGCCTGAACGCTGGAACCGTTGTATTCCTGGAATTGATTGGTCTGGAAGGAGACAACCCGTGA